The bacterium genomic interval CTGTTCGGTGCGAACCGCCTCGGTGTCCACGTCGAACGGTTCGATCTTGTCGGCGCCCGGCCGCACGGTGTTTTCAAACGCATTTACGCCGACGATGACGCGCCGGCCTTCCTCGATCTCGCGCTGATACTGATACGCCGCGTCGCCGACCATCGCCTGCATCGTACCGGATTCGATGGCGATCACCGCGCCGCCGCTCGATTCGATCGAGCCCAGAATCTCGCCCGCCTTGTTCTCGAGATCGTCGGTCATCTTCTCGATGTACCAGGATCCGCCGAGCGGATCGGTCACGTCGGCGGCGCCCGTCTCGTGCGCGATCACCTGCTGCGTACGCAGGGCGATCTCCTGCGCGAACTCCGTCGGAAGCGCATGCGCCTCGTCGAAGCAGGAGAGGGCAAGCGACTGCACGCCGCCGAGCACCGCGGCGAGCGCCTGATACGCCGCGCGCACGATGTTCACCTCCGGCTGCTGCCGCGTGAGCGTGCTGCCGCCGGTCTGGGAGTGCGTTCGGAGCATCAGGGATCGCTCGTTCACCGCGCCGTATTTGTCCTTGAGCAGGCGCGCCCACATGCGGCGCAGCGCGCGGTATTTGGCGATCTCTTCGAAGAAATTGTTGTGCGTGTTGAAGATCCAGGAGACGCGCGGCGCGAATTCGTCGATCGTCAGCCCGCGTTCGAGCACCGCGTCGATGTAAGCGATTGCAAAAGACATCGCGAACGCCATCTCCTGCGCGGCGCTGCAACCCGCGTCACGCACGTGGTAGCCGGAGACCGAAACGGCGTTGAACTTCGGTGTCGTCCTGGCGGCGAACGCGATGAGGTCGGCCGCCAGCCGCAGGCCGTCCTTGGGCGGATAAATGTAGGTTCCGCGCGCGACGTACTCTTTCAGGATGTCGTTTTGCGTCGTGCCGGTGAGGGCATCGTCCGCGACGCCCTGTTTGCGGCCGACAGCCAGATACATTGCGTAGAGAATCGGCGCGGTGGCGTTGATCGTCATCGACGTGCTGATCTCGCCGAGCGGAATGCCGTCAAAAAGCGCCTCGAAATCCGCGAGCGATCCGATGTGCACGCCCACCTTGCCGACCTCGCCGGCCACGACGTCGTCCTCCGCGGAATAACCCATCTGCGTGGGGAGGTCGAACGCGGTGGAAAGGCCCGTCTGGCCCTGCGCCAACAGGTACTTGAACCGTGCGTTCGTCTCGTCAGCCGCGCCGTAGCCGGCGTACTGCCGCATGGTCCAAAGCCGCGTCCGGTAGCCGCTCGCGAATAGCCCGCGCGTGAACGGATAAGCGCCCGGATCGCCGATGCCCGCGTAGTCCGTTCCGTCCGGGCGGTAGAACGGTTCGAGCGGGATCCCGGAGCTGTTCGTGGCGGCGGGCGCCTCTTTTTTGGCCATATCGAATTCCGAAGGAGGACGCGTGGATTGGTCAAAAAACGCCGAATCGGCGCGTAAAACGCCCGGCGCGAGCGCTATCCTAGCAGATGCAGGCGAATTTTTGGACGCGCCGCAGCATGAGCCGGGAGACTTTAGGCAGCGCGCGGGGGGCGGTCAAGCAAGATTTCGGCGACGTTGCCGCTCCATTCGCTTGTGCAGGCAGGGGCGGCCAGCGTACATGAATGGCGCGATGTCGCCCGACGCCCTTGTCGAGTCCATGGAGTAAGCCGGCGAGGATACCTGCCCCGATGGCCGAGCAACTAAAAACCTTCTTCTCGCGCGCGCTCGTCCGCCGTCTTGCCGACGACCTGGCGCGCGTGCATGCGGCGTTTCCCGCGCGTGCGTTCGTGAAACAGGCCAGCGCCGGACTTGACGAACGGGAACTGCTCGATCGCGGCCGACACATCGCAAGGGCGCTCGCCGATCATCTTCCGCCGGATTACGAAGACGCGGTCGATATCCTCCTGCGTTCGCTTGGCCCGGAACACGCCTCGGACGAATTGGTAGGCGCGGGGATGGCACCGTTTTTCTATCTGCCGCACACGATCTTCGTCGCCGAACGCGGGCTCGACCACTTTGACCTTTCGATGCGCGCGCAATACGAGCTGACCAAACGATTTTCGGCCGAGTCGTCCATCCGCGGGTTCATCGCGCGTTATCCGGAAAAGACCTTCGCGCGCCTAACCGAATGGAGCCGCGACACCAATCCACACGTACGACGCCTCGTCTCCGAGGGGACGCGCCTGCGTTTGCCGTGGGCGGCGCGCGTGAAATGGCTGGACGAAAATCCCGATCGCGTCGTCGAACTTCTCGAACGGTTGAAAGACGATCCGACACCGCTCGTGCGCCGGAGCGTCGCGAACAACCTGAACGACATCGGCAAGGTGCACCCAAATCTGCTCATCCGCACCTGTTCCGAGTGGCTTGTCGATGCGACGCCCGCGCGCCGGGCGCTCGTCGAACATGCCTTGCGTTCCGCGATCAAGCGCGGCAACAAGGATGCGCTGGGGCTCCTGGGCTTTGGTCGGGCGCCGTCGGTCGATATCGACAACGTAAAATTCGATCCTCCGCGAATCCCGGTCGGCGGGCGCGTGACGGTGTCGTTCGCCATCCGTAACCGCTCGCGTTCGACGCAGAGCCTTCTTGTCGATCTTGCGGTGTATTTCGTAAAAGCGAATGGCAAACCATCGCGAAAGGTCTTTAAACTCAAGCGGATCGAGCTTGCGCCCGGCGAGCGCGCCGAATTGCGTCGCGCGATCTCCCTGGCCGTTCACACGACGCGAAAACCGTACCCGGGCACGCACACCGTTGACGTACTCGTCAACGGCCGCGCGATACCGATCGGGGCGTTCGAAGTGTTGCCTGATCGTCGTTGACGAGCAAACAAATCGAACCGGGAATTTCGTGTACGGGTCGACGCAGGTTTTTAACGTTTCTTTTCGGCGGCGACCTTGCGGTCAAAGGGGAGGAGTGCCTGTCCTTTAGCGCTCGTGTCTTCGCCAGGCGTGGAGACGAAGCGAAGCCGGCTTTCTTCCGCATAATGGCGGCGAATTTCCACGGCTAACCAGTTCCGCTGCAATGTTTCCGCGACATAACCCGTCGTATTGCTACCGGCAAACGGGTCTAGAATCATGTCGCCCGGCTCTGTTAGAAATTCGATGAAAAATCTCGGCAATTCCGCGGGAAACCGCGCCGGATGAATTTTCGTACCGACCGACTTACTGTTTTTAATATAGGAGCTATTGGATTCGTTGTTTCCACATTGAATCATATTCGAAGGTATCGAGCCGCCGCGGTCACTTGCAAATGAACCATTAATCATATGGCCGCTAGGACGAACTGTGCGCTTCACGCCTCGTTTGATCAGGCGTTTCATGTCATCGCTATAAGGTTGGAGAACCTTTCGATTGTCAGCTTTTGCCATTGGGTCCTTAACGAGCCAAAAAATATATTCGACACTATCTTTCACGCGGAGGCGGCGTACGTTTACCCATTCGGCAGGTGCGGGCATTTTCGCTGGATTATACCAGAAAAACTCCTGCGCCAATTGAAATCCGACTTCGTCAATGAGTCCAAGTAGTAATCGATAGTGATAAAGGCTGCGAACGGGCGCTCCCTGACTCCACGCGCCACCCAAATTCAGGACGAAGGAACCCGACGGCTTAATAATTCGCTTAATTTCACTCGCAAACGGGAGGAACCACTCGGCATACTCGCGCTGATCAACGTTTCCATACTCTTTCTTAAAATGGAGCGCGTAAGGTGGACTTGTCACGACGAGGTCGACGGAATTATCTTGTATTTGTTTCATGAAATCGAGGCTGTCGGCACAGTACAACGCACCGCATTTCGTGGCGTAAACAGGTTCAATTTGAAAACGCA includes:
- a CDS encoding methylmalonyl-CoA mutase; the encoded protein is MAKKEAPAATNSSGIPLEPFYRPDGTDYAGIGDPGAYPFTRGLFASGYRTRLWTMRQYAGYGAADETNARFKYLLAQGQTGLSTAFDLPTQMGYSAEDDVVAGEVGKVGVHIGSLADFEALFDGIPLGEISTSMTINATAPILYAMYLAVGRKQGVADDALTGTTQNDILKEYVARGTYIYPPKDGLRLAADLIAFAARTTPKFNAVSVSGYHVRDAGCSAAQEMAFAMSFAIAYIDAVLERGLTIDEFAPRVSWIFNTHNNFFEEIAKYRALRRMWARLLKDKYGAVNERSLMLRTHSQTGGSTLTRQQPEVNIVRAAYQALAAVLGGVQSLALSCFDEAHALPTEFAQEIALRTQQVIAHETGAADVTDPLGGSWYIEKMTDDLENKAGEILGSIESSGGAVIAIESGTMQAMVGDAAYQYQREIEEGRRVIVGVNAFENTVRPGADKIEPFDVDTEAVRTEQIKRNVRVRAGRDNAACEKALARLADAAKDPSVNMVPPILECVELYATTGEIAGVLKTVFGAYGDVMSEI
- a CDS encoding DNA alkylation repair protein, translated to MAEQLKTFFSRALVRRLADDLARVHAAFPARAFVKQASAGLDERELLDRGRHIARALADHLPPDYEDAVDILLRSLGPEHASDELVGAGMAPFFYLPHTIFVAERGLDHFDLSMRAQYELTKRFSAESSIRGFIARYPEKTFARLTEWSRDTNPHVRRLVSEGTRLRLPWAARVKWLDENPDRVVELLERLKDDPTPLVRRSVANNLNDIGKVHPNLLIRTCSEWLVDATPARRALVEHALRSAIKRGNKDALGLLGFGRAPSVDIDNVKFDPPRIPVGGRVTVSFAIRNRSRSTQSLLVDLAVYFVKANGKPSRKVFKLKRIELAPGERAELRRAISLAVHTTRKPYPGTHTVDVLVNGRAIPIGAFEVLPDRR
- a CDS encoding site-specific DNA-methyltransferase, with the translated sequence MRFQIEPVYATKCGALYCADSLDFMKQIQDNSVDLVVTSPPYALHFKKEYGNVDQREYAEWFLPFASEIKRIIKPSGSFVLNLGGAWSQGAPVRSLYHYRLLLGLIDEVGFQLAQEFFWYNPAKMPAPAEWVNVRRLRVKDSVEYIFWLVKDPMAKADNRKVLQPYSDDMKRLIKRGVKRTVRPSGHMINGSFASDRGGSIPSNMIQCGNNESNSSYIKNSKSVGTKIHPARFPAELPRFFIEFLTEPGDMILDPFAGSNTTGYVAETLQRNWLAVEIRRHYAEESRLRFVSTPGEDTSAKGQALLPFDRKVAAEKKR